Proteins co-encoded in one Haloarcula sp. DT43 genomic window:
- a CDS encoding RNA methyltransferase has translation MTTSVLVPSSLAREAEDRREATRKLGYVARAAAVYRVDRLTVYPDPDGAGKWEDGFVETVLRYAATPPHLRKEMWGKRDELEYVGVLPPLRVRSQTGSGSEGSGSLRQGIVTEVGADGRVRVNCGMQHPISLPVPADMDVDQGERVTVRVSSRRPVRAKLVDVPTTGFDVVAADLDAALSRDDAGLTIASSRYGEPVTSTRLGQLAERRGAEGGMTVAFGAPERGLPSILDVAPDAVGGDQTSDEPEGFDLWLNTVPNQGSEVVRTEEALFASLTCLTLTE, from the coding sequence ATGACGACCAGCGTACTCGTGCCGTCTTCCCTCGCACGGGAAGCCGAAGACAGACGCGAGGCGACTCGCAAACTCGGTTACGTGGCCCGCGCGGCCGCGGTCTACCGGGTCGATCGGCTGACAGTGTACCCCGACCCAGACGGGGCGGGGAAGTGGGAAGACGGGTTCGTCGAAACCGTGCTGCGGTACGCCGCGACGCCCCCGCACCTCCGAAAGGAGATGTGGGGCAAGCGGGACGAACTGGAGTACGTCGGCGTCCTGCCGCCGCTCCGCGTGCGTTCACAGACCGGCTCCGGATCTGAGGGTTCGGGGTCGTTAAGACAGGGAATCGTGACCGAGGTCGGAGCTGATGGGCGCGTCCGGGTCAATTGCGGCATGCAACACCCGATCTCCCTTCCCGTCCCAGCGGATATGGACGTGGACCAGGGGGAGCGCGTGACCGTCAGGGTCTCTTCGCGACGGCCGGTCCGGGCGAAGCTCGTCGACGTCCCCACAACGGGATTCGACGTTGTCGCCGCGGACCTCGATGCGGCACTCTCGCGCGACGATGCCGGGCTCACTATCGCGTCCTCGCGATACGGCGAGCCGGTAACGTCGACCCGTCTCGGCCAGCTGGCCGAGCGGCGAGGCGCCGAAGGCGGCATGACCGTCGCCTTCGGGGCACCCGAGCGCGGGTTACCGTCGATACTCGACGTCGCCCCGGACGCCGTCGGGGGAGACCAGACGAGCGACGAACCAGAAGGGTTCGACCTCTGGCTGAATACGGTTCCGAACCAGGGCAGTGAGGTCGTGCGGACGGAGGAAGCTCTGTTCGCCTCCCTCACCTGTCTAACCCTCACGGAGTAA
- the rpl3p gene encoding 50S ribosomal protein L3 gives MPQPSRPRKGSLGFGPRKRSTSETPRFNSWPSDDGQPGVQGFAGYKAGMTHVVLVNDEPNSPREGMEETVPVTVIETPPMRAVALRAYEDTPYGQRPLTEVWTDEFHSELDRTLDVPEDHDPDAAEEQVRDALEAGDLGDVRLITHTVPDAVPSVPKKKPDVMETRVGGGSVSDRLDHALDLVEDGGEHAMNDIFRAGEYADVAGVTKGKGTQGPVKRWGVQKRKGKHARQGWRRRIGNLGPWNPSRVRSTVPQQGQTGYHQRTELNKRLVDIGEGDEPTVDGGFVNYGEVDGPYTLVKGSVPGPDKRLVRFRPAVRPNDQPRLDPEVRYVSNESNQG, from the coding sequence ATGCCACAACCAAGCAGACCACGCAAAGGCTCGCTGGGCTTCGGCCCGCGCAAGCGCTCGACGAGCGAGACGCCTCGCTTCAACAGCTGGCCGTCCGACGACGGCCAGCCGGGCGTCCAAGGGTTCGCCGGCTACAAGGCAGGCATGACACACGTCGTGCTCGTCAACGACGAACCCAACTCCCCCCGCGAGGGGATGGAGGAGACTGTCCCGGTGACAGTCATCGAGACGCCACCGATGCGCGCCGTCGCCCTGCGAGCGTACGAAGACACGCCGTACGGTCAGCGTCCGCTGACGGAAGTCTGGACCGACGAGTTCCACTCGGAGCTCGACCGGACCCTGGACGTTCCGGAGGACCACGACCCGGACGCTGCTGAGGAACAGGTACGCGACGCACTCGAGGCCGGTGACCTCGGGGACGTGCGACTCATTACGCACACCGTCCCCGACGCCGTCCCGAGCGTCCCGAAGAAAAAGCCCGACGTGATGGAGACTCGCGTCGGCGGCGGGTCCGTCTCGGACCGCCTCGACCACGCCCTCGACCTCGTCGAGGACGGTGGCGAACACGCCATGAACGACATCTTCCGCGCCGGCGAGTACGCCGACGTGGCCGGTGTCACGAAAGGCAAGGGGACGCAGGGTCCCGTCAAGCGGTGGGGCGTCCAGAAGCGGAAGGGCAAGCACGCCCGCCAGGGATGGCGCCGACGGATCGGCAACCTCGGTCCGTGGAACCCGTCCCGCGTGCGCTCGACGGTCCCCCAGCAGGGGCAGACCGGCTACCACCAGCGCACCGAGCTCAACAAGCGCCTCGTCGATATCGGCGAGGGCGACGAGCCCACCGTCGACGGCGGTTTCGTCAACTACGGCGAGGTCGACGGGCCGTACACGCTCGTGAAAGGCTCCGTGCCCGGTCCGGACAAGCGCCTGGTGCGCTTCCGGCCCGCGGTGCGTCCGAACGACCAGCCGCGCCTCGACCCCGAGGTGCGCTACGTCTCCAACGAATCGAACCAGGGATAA
- the rpl4p gene encoding 50S ribosomal protein L4, giving the protein MQATIYDLDGNTDGEVDLPDVFETPVRSDLISKAVRAAQANRKQDYGSDEYAGLRTPAESFGSGRGQAHVPKQDGRARRVPQAVKGRRAHPPKAEKDRSLDLNDKERQLAVRSALAATADADLVADRGHEFDRDEVPVVVSDDFEDLVKTQEVVSLLEAVDVHADIDRADDTKIKAGQGSARGRKYRRPASILFVTSDEPSTAARNLAGADVATASEVNAEDLAPGGAPGRLTIFTESALAEVAER; this is encoded by the coding sequence ATGCAGGCAACAATCTACGACCTGGACGGCAACACAGACGGCGAGGTCGACCTGCCGGACGTCTTCGAGACGCCGGTCCGGTCCGACCTCATCAGCAAGGCTGTACGTGCCGCACAGGCCAACCGGAAGCAGGACTACGGGTCCGACGAGTACGCCGGCCTCCGAACGCCGGCCGAGTCCTTCGGTAGCGGCCGCGGCCAGGCACACGTCCCGAAGCAGGACGGCCGTGCCCGCCGCGTCCCGCAGGCGGTCAAGGGGCGACGCGCCCACCCGCCGAAAGCCGAGAAGGACCGCTCGCTCGACCTCAACGACAAGGAACGGCAGCTGGCCGTTCGCTCGGCGCTGGCCGCGACGGCCGACGCCGACCTCGTCGCCGACCGCGGCCACGAGTTCGACCGCGACGAAGTCCCCGTCGTCGTCTCCGACGACTTCGAGGACCTCGTCAAGACGCAGGAAGTCGTCTCGCTGCTGGAGGCGGTGGACGTCCACGCGGACATCGACCGCGCCGACGACACGAAAATCAAGGCCGGACAGGGGTCGGCCCGCGGACGGAAGTACCGCCGTCCCGCTTCGATTCTCTTCGTGACCAGCGACGAGCCGTCGACGGCCGCCCGCAACCTCGCGGGGGCCGACGTGGCGACCGCCAGCGAGGTCAACGCCGAGGACCTCGCGCCCGGCGGCGCGCCCGGTCGACTCACAATCTTCACGGAATCCGCACTCGCGGAGGTGGCCGAGCGATGA
- a CDS encoding 50S ribosomal protein L23, whose translation MSWDVIKHPHVTEKAMNDMDFQNKLQFAVDDRASKGEVADAVEEQYDVTVEQVNTQNTMDGEKKAVVRLSEDDDAQEVASRIGVF comes from the coding sequence ATGAGCTGGGACGTCATCAAGCATCCGCACGTCACTGAGAAGGCCATGAACGACATGGACTTCCAGAACAAGCTTCAGTTCGCCGTCGACGACCGCGCCTCCAAGGGCGAAGTCGCCGACGCCGTCGAGGAGCAGTACGACGTGACGGTCGAACAGGTCAACACGCAGAACACGATGGACGGCGAGAAGAAGGCCGTCGTTCGCCTCTCCGAGGACGACGACGCCCAGGAAGTCGCCTCCAGAATCGGGGTGTTCTAA
- a CDS encoding 50S ribosomal protein L2, with protein MGRRIQGQRRGRGTSTFRAPSHRYKADLEHRKVEDGDVVAGTVVDIEHDPARSAPVAAVEFEDGDRRLILAPEGVGVGDELQVGVSAEIAPGNTLPLAEIPEGVPVCNVESSPGDGGKFARASGVNAQLLTHDRNVAVVKLPSGEMKRLDPQCRATIGVVAGGGRTDKPFVKAGNKHHKMKARGTKWPNVRGVAMNAVDHPFGGGGRQHPGKPKSISRNAPPGRKVGDIASKRTGRGGNE; from the coding sequence ATGGGACGACGAATCCAAGGACAACGGCGCGGTCGCGGGACCTCCACGTTCCGTGCGCCGTCACACCGTTACAAGGCAGATCTGGAGCACCGCAAGGTCGAGGACGGCGACGTCGTCGCCGGCACGGTCGTCGACATCGAGCACGACCCTGCCCGCTCGGCCCCGGTCGCCGCCGTCGAGTTCGAAGACGGCGACCGTCGGCTCATCCTCGCGCCGGAAGGCGTCGGGGTGGGCGACGAGCTACAGGTCGGCGTCAGCGCCGAAATCGCACCCGGGAATACGCTCCCGCTGGCGGAAATCCCCGAGGGGGTCCCGGTGTGCAACGTCGAGTCCAGCCCCGGTGACGGCGGGAAGTTCGCCCGCGCGTCGGGCGTCAACGCCCAGCTGCTCACCCACGACCGCAACGTCGCGGTCGTCAAGCTCCCCTCCGGGGAGATGAAGCGGCTCGACCCGCAGTGCCGTGCTACTATCGGCGTCGTCGCCGGTGGCGGCCGGACTGACAAGCCGTTCGTGAAGGCCGGCAACAAGCACCACAAGATGAAAGCGCGAGGGACGAAGTGGCCCAACGTCCGCGGTGTGGCGATGAACGCCGTCGACCACCCGTTCGGTGGCGGCGGCCGCCAGCACCCCGGCAAGCCCAAGTCCATCTCGCGGAACGCCCCGCCTGGCCGTAAGGTCGGGGACATCGCCTCGAAGCGAACAGGTCGAGGTGGCAACGAATGA
- a CDS encoding 30S ribosomal protein S19, translated as MSSEYQIGHEGEFSFRGHTLDELQEMELEEVAELLPARQRRSIERGLSEEKHKLLEKAREAGEEETANDPIRTHLRDMPVLPEMVGLTFAVHDGQNFERVKVEPEMLGHYLGEFQLTRSSVEHGQAGIGATRSSKFVPLK; from the coding sequence ATGAGCTCAGAATATCAAATCGGCCACGAAGGAGAGTTCTCCTTCCGCGGCCACACGCTCGACGAGCTGCAGGAGATGGAGCTCGAGGAAGTCGCGGAACTGCTCCCCGCTCGACAGCGGCGAAGTATCGAACGCGGCCTGTCCGAGGAGAAACACAAGCTCCTCGAGAAGGCCCGCGAGGCCGGCGAAGAGGAGACAGCCAACGACCCCATCCGGACGCACCTGCGCGACATGCCGGTGCTGCCGGAGATGGTCGGGCTGACCTTCGCCGTCCACGACGGCCAGAACTTCGAGCGTGTCAAGGTCGAGCCCGAGATGCTCGGCCACTACCTCGGTGAGTTCCAGCTCACCCGGAGTAGCGTCGAACACGGTCAGGCCGGTATCGGAGCGACACGCTCCTCGAAGTTCGTACCGCTCAAATAA
- a CDS encoding 50S ribosomal protein L22 produces MGISYSVEADPDTTAKAMLRERQMSFKHSKAIAREIKGKTAGEAVDYLEAVIEGDQPVPFKQHNSGVGHKSKVDGWDAGRYPEKASKAFLDLLENAVGNADHQGFDGESMEIMHVAAHKVGEQQGRKPRAMGRASAWNSPQVDVELILEEPEVED; encoded by the coding sequence ATGGGAATCAGTTACTCAGTCGAAGCCGACCCGGACACGACGGCCAAAGCGATGCTCCGGGAGCGGCAGATGAGCTTCAAGCACAGCAAGGCCATCGCCCGCGAGATCAAGGGCAAAACGGCCGGCGAGGCTGTCGACTACCTCGAAGCGGTTATCGAGGGCGACCAGCCCGTTCCGTTCAAACAGCACAACTCGGGCGTCGGCCACAAGAGCAAGGTCGACGGCTGGGACGCCGGTCGCTACCCGGAGAAGGCCAGCAAGGCCTTCCTCGACCTGCTGGAGAACGCAGTCGGCAACGCCGACCACCAGGGGTTCGACGGTGAATCCATGGAGATAATGCACGTCGCCGCCCACAAGGTCGGCGAGCAGCAGGGTCGCAAGCCCCGCGCGATGGGGCGTGCCTCGGCGTGGAACAGCCCGCAGGTCGACGTGGAACTCATCCTCGAAGAACCGGAGGTCGAAGACTAA
- a CDS encoding 30S ribosomal protein S3, protein MADEQQFIEDGLQRTQIDEFFAEELGRAGYGGMDVAKTPMGTQIVLKAEKPGMVIGKGGKNIRKITTELEDRFNLDDPQVDVQEVDEPDLNARIVADRLANALERGWYFRKAGHTTIDRIMESGALGAEIVLSGKVTGARSRVEKFNRGYVKHNGEPAEEIVDSGVGVAVMKLGTIGVRVKIIPPDAELPDDFEIYEDVDVEDYVADTDGESVEELLEGEPEDSETAEELDEDVAAGADDDSEADEEFVDEEIVEEDVEVPTDDDVEDVDVDELEEAVDEELDEDVEAEAEELMDEMDEEGDDE, encoded by the coding sequence ATGGCCGACGAACAACAGTTCATCGAGGACGGACTTCAGCGGACCCAGATAGACGAGTTCTTCGCGGAGGAACTCGGTCGCGCCGGCTACGGCGGCATGGACGTCGCCAAGACGCCGATGGGGACCCAGATAGTCCTGAAAGCCGAGAAGCCAGGGATGGTCATCGGCAAGGGCGGAAAGAACATCCGGAAGATAACGACGGAACTCGAAGACCGGTTCAACCTCGACGACCCGCAGGTCGACGTGCAGGAAGTCGACGAGCCGGACCTCAACGCTCGCATCGTCGCGGACCGACTGGCTAACGCCTTAGAGCGTGGCTGGTACTTCCGCAAGGCGGGCCACACCACCATCGACCGCATCATGGAGTCGGGCGCGCTCGGCGCGGAGATCGTCCTCTCCGGGAAGGTCACCGGTGCGCGCTCGCGCGTGGAGAAGTTCAACCGCGGCTACGTCAAGCACAACGGCGAGCCCGCGGAGGAAATCGTCGACAGCGGCGTCGGCGTCGCCGTGATGAAGCTCGGCACCATCGGGGTCCGAGTCAAGATCATCCCGCCGGACGCGGAGCTCCCCGACGACTTCGAAATCTACGAGGACGTCGACGTCGAGGACTACGTGGCCGACACCGACGGCGAGTCCGTCGAGGAACTCCTCGAAGGCGAGCCCGAAGACAGCGAGACGGCCGAAGAACTCGACGAGGACGTGGCCGCCGGGGCCGACGACGACTCCGAGGCCGACGAGGAGTTCGTCGACGAGGAAATCGTCGAGGAAGACGTCGAAGTCCCGACTGACGACGACGTCGAGGACGTCGATGTCGACGAACTCGAAGAAGCCGTCGACGAGGAACTCGACGAGGACGTCGAGGCGGAAGCCGAAGAGCTGATGGACGAGATGGACGAGGAGGGTGACGACGAATGA
- the rpmC gene encoding 50S ribosomal protein L29 has protein sequence MTVLHVQEIRDMTPAEREAELDDLKTELLNARAVQAAGGAPENPGRIKELRKAIARIKTVQGEEGDLQENE, from the coding sequence ATGACCGTCCTGCACGTCCAGGAGATTCGGGACATGACGCCCGCCGAACGCGAGGCGGAACTCGACGACCTGAAGACCGAACTGCTGAACGCCCGGGCCGTCCAGGCTGCGGGTGGTGCGCCGGAGAACCCCGGTCGCATCAAGGAGCTGCGGAAGGCCATCGCCCGCATCAAGACGGTGCAGGGTGAAGAAGGCGACCTGCAGGAGAACGAATAA